A portion of the Candidatus Neomarinimicrobiota bacterium genome contains these proteins:
- a CDS encoding glycosyltransferase, whose amino-acid sequence MIAILSLLAFTYFLFLTWLRNGLKTVSNGNDRKDTDLPNLSIIVAARNEEQHIGQLLEHLQAQDYPNEKIEIVIVNDGSIDSTGEIIDQAVFTDSRIRQLFVDNTPETWSPKKWALARGIQESSGELLLFTDADCVMSPGWARSISSLFTNENLGMAAGPASLVSNEILWNRMLLMDSIGLDALAAGGLAQNLPLTLSGRNLAVRRSTYEHVGGYDEIESFFSGDDDLMMHKISSRGWHLAFATSKAAEVTSTPPPDWQSFIMQRLRFASKGASYFRLPFVNSNFKWALILIYLTNISVLASQILFLATWQSGWLLPWFIKMMGDGILISRYTALVERPFDAWFFFADELWHSLYVVILGTLGSFVPLSWKGRKQKSTVSHQINL is encoded by the coding sequence ATGATCGCTATCCTTTCGCTTCTCGCTTTCACATACTTTCTTTTTCTCACCTGGCTCAGAAACGGCCTTAAAACTGTATCAAATGGAAACGACCGGAAAGATACAGATCTTCCCAACCTCTCCATTATTGTGGCGGCACGTAATGAGGAGCAACATATTGGTCAACTTCTTGAGCACCTGCAAGCTCAGGATTACCCGAATGAAAAAATCGAAATAGTCATCGTCAATGACGGCTCCATTGATTCAACGGGTGAAATCATCGATCAAGCGGTATTCACCGATTCGCGTATCAGACAGCTGTTTGTAGACAATACACCAGAAACCTGGTCTCCCAAGAAATGGGCACTGGCAAGAGGTATACAAGAGTCTTCCGGAGAGTTACTTCTCTTTACCGATGCCGACTGCGTTATGTCACCCGGATGGGCGAGATCAATCAGTTCCCTCTTCACCAATGAGAATCTGGGAATGGCGGCGGGACCCGCATCTCTGGTTAGCAATGAGATACTATGGAACAGAATGCTGCTGATGGATTCCATCGGGCTGGATGCTTTGGCGGCGGGCGGCCTTGCACAAAATCTACCGTTGACGCTTAGCGGTAGAAATTTGGCTGTCAGGCGGTCAACCTACGAACACGTGGGCGGATACGATGAGATTGAGTCGTTCTTTTCAGGCGATGATGATCTCATGATGCACAAGATTTCCAGCCGGGGCTGGCACCTGGCATTCGCTACTTCCAAAGCGGCGGAAGTGACAAGTACCCCTCCACCTGACTGGCAATCATTCATAATGCAACGTCTCCGGTTTGCATCAAAAGGTGCTTCATACTTCCGTCTCCCTTTCGTCAATAGCAATTTCAAATGGGCTCTGATACTTATCTACCTGACGAATATTTCCGTTCTGGCAAGCCAGATACTTTTTCTTGCGACTTGGCAGTCCGGCTGGCTTTTGCCGTGGTTTATTAAGATGATGGGCGACGGTATCCTCATCTCACGCTATACGGCGCTGGTTGAACGACCTTTCGATGCATGGTTCTTTTTCGCAGATGAACTGTGGCACAGCTTATACGTTGTTATTTTGGGGACGTTAGGTTCC
- a CDS encoding CPBP family intramembrane metalloprotease: MNNPFTPRTAFGIVILSLLLSTLLTSVVILLLQDSSADLSFWPGVLILGEFLLILPLLIFISRRTNDVRSALRLNRVPRRMLGLSTIVSLGVVVWTDELDRLLVRFLPTPDWTEQFLGFLRGDDLLSLLLLFCGSVVVAAVTEEILFRGFLQNVLEKYWKDVTRAVLITSLFFAFIHMSPSWVIQIYLLALVMGYLAWRSNSVFPSMILHGLNNGLAFLFVNWGEYFESWYVWRGHVSPFILTGGAALTYIGFRNMAHLPAINYEAVEKEVI, encoded by the coding sequence ATGAACAATCCGTTCACTCCCCGCACAGCATTCGGGATCGTCATCCTGTCGCTTCTTCTGTCGACACTGTTGACATCTGTTGTCATACTGCTCCTTCAGGATAGTTCTGCAGATTTATCATTCTGGCCGGGCGTCCTGATCCTGGGCGAATTCCTCCTCATATTACCTCTTCTCATCTTCATCAGCAGAAGAACGAACGACGTTCGCAGTGCCCTTCGTCTGAACCGCGTACCGCGTCGTATGCTCGGTCTCAGCACGATTGTCTCTCTGGGTGTGGTCGTCTGGACGGATGAACTGGATCGACTGCTGGTCCGCTTCTTACCAACGCCCGACTGGACAGAGCAATTCCTCGGATTTCTGCGTGGCGACGACCTTTTATCGCTGCTGCTGCTCTTTTGCGGATCGGTCGTTGTGGCGGCGGTTACAGAAGAGATCCTCTTTCGCGGATTCTTGCAGAACGTGCTGGAGAAGTATTGGAAGGATGTCACCCGTGCGGTCCTGATCACCAGCCTCTTCTTCGCTTTCATTCACATGAGCCCCTCTTGGGTAATACAGATATACCTTCTTGCACTGGTTATGGGCTATCTAGCATGGAGGAGCAATTCTGTTTTTCCCAGCATGATCCTGCACGGACTCAACAACGGTCTCGCCTTTCTGTTCGTAAACTGGGGTGAGTATTTCGAATCGTGGTACGTCTGGCGGGGTCATGTCTCCCCCTTTATCCTCACTGGGGGCGCGGCCCTCACGTACATCGGATTCAGGAACATGGCACATCTTCCGGCAATCAACTATGAAGCAGTTGAAAAAGAGGTGATCTGA
- a CDS encoding glycosyltransferase translates to MFITLFYAVIGLYFLAVSFFLIGLFLEEKNHSSTQPFITVVLPAKNERDHIHRILREVVHQTYPKEKYEVIVVDDESTDITPNVTHAFMEKYDNVHFLSTEGSASPLRNKKRPLDIGIRSARGEIILLTDADCHISSQWIESMVSCFTPDTGLVIGHAEIDHPETAMQQIEALDFLLLMGAARGTASLGFPFACTGQNLAYRKEVFEQAGGFSSFADAAGGDDNLLLQNIKQHKEWTITTAFDRASYVSTPPLPNLRPFISQRIRWAADSLSVRQTDMFFFFVIIVTFLANLLILLLAASLLFSLKWFFPFILALGLKFIVEGLLMLRTTSLFERFDMRRSFPIWFFSQIPYVVVMGIVTLLPIPTGWGGRQK, encoded by the coding sequence TTGTTCATCACTCTCTTCTATGCGGTCATTGGACTCTACTTCTTAGCCGTCTCATTCTTCCTTATTGGCCTCTTTCTGGAAGAGAAGAATCATTCCAGCACCCAGCCTTTCATCACCGTAGTTCTCCCGGCAAAAAATGAGAGGGATCACATTCACCGTATCCTGAGAGAAGTTGTTCATCAGACATATCCCAAAGAAAAATACGAAGTGATCGTCGTCGATGATGAATCGACAGATATCACGCCAAACGTTACTCACGCCTTTATGGAGAAGTACGATAACGTACACTTCCTCTCAACAGAAGGATCGGCATCACCTTTAAGAAACAAGAAGCGTCCCCTCGACATCGGCATCCGCAGCGCCAGAGGCGAAATCATTCTGTTGACCGATGCGGACTGTCACATCTCCAGTCAGTGGATTGAATCGATGGTCTCCTGTTTCACGCCTGACACCGGGCTGGTTATTGGACATGCGGAGATCGATCACCCGGAGACCGCTATGCAGCAGATAGAGGCGCTGGATTTTCTCCTGTTAATGGGCGCCGCCCGTGGTACAGCATCGCTCGGGTTTCCCTTTGCCTGCACAGGCCAGAATCTCGCCTACCGCAAAGAAGTTTTTGAACAAGCTGGCGGCTTTTCTTCTTTCGCTGATGCTGCCGGAGGTGATGATAATCTCCTCTTACAGAATATCAAGCAGCACAAAGAGTGGACTATCACTACCGCATTCGACCGCGCCAGTTATGTCAGCACGCCGCCGTTACCCAATCTGCGGCCATTTATCTCTCAGCGCATCAGATGGGCGGCTGATTCCCTTTCCGTCAGGCAAACTGACATGTTTTTCTTCTTCGTCATTATTGTTACTTTCCTCGCCAATCTTCTTATTCTTTTACTGGCCGCTAGTCTGCTGTTCTCACTGAAATGGTTCTTTCCTTTCATACTCGCTTTGGGTTTAAAGTTTATTGTCGAAGGTCTTCTTATGCTCAGAACGACCTCACTCTTTGAAAGATTTGATATGCGGCGGTCCTTCCCCATATGGTTCTTTTCCCAGATCCCATACGTCGTGGTGATGGGGATTGTTACCCTGTTGCCGATTCCAACTGGATGGGGAGGGCGCCAGAAATGA
- the mgtE gene encoding magnesium transporter codes for MATVETVKRTPMLQTEVAVLLDTFRRLSRRRAKANLLKLINKTHPADLALLFRQFTDIERISIFNLIRQTDRIGEFLSELDSTVIETLLQPLDAQEVAQLLEEVGSDDTADILNLLPEEKANAILETLRKEESEELEELMAYPEDTAGGIMSVDVFSLPESTQAGEAIKSIQSSEEAEMVFYLYITDEAKRLTGVVSLRDLVTVSPLTELKTIMVKDVVSVTPETDQEEVARQVSRYNLLAIPVIDSSGVLLGIVTVDDVVDVIREEATEDFLQMAGIGRDREILMKSTFENVKLRLPWLFASWIGGTIAVYIIGLFETVLQSIIALAAFIPVIVGMGGNVGTQSSTIIVRGFATGRVQLMQMGKVIWKEMRVGLVLGIFYGILLGAVASMKFIDAPPRLGLVVGLAICASMVIATSIGTLVPIVLRKLDVDPAIASGPFVTTSIDVLGILVYFLIAASLFSSI; via the coding sequence ATGGCAACAGTTGAAACAGTGAAAAGAACACCTATGCTTCAGACGGAGGTGGCTGTGCTGCTGGATACATTCCGACGGCTCAGCCGGCGGCGGGCCAAAGCTAATCTGCTGAAACTAATCAATAAGACACACCCGGCTGACCTCGCCCTCCTTTTCCGTCAGTTCACGGATATTGAGCGCATCTCTATCTTCAACCTGATCAGACAGACAGACCGTATTGGCGAGTTCTTGAGTGAACTGGACAGCACTGTCATCGAAACACTGCTCCAACCGCTCGATGCACAGGAGGTGGCACAGTTACTGGAAGAAGTTGGTTCGGACGATACCGCCGACATTCTGAATCTGCTTCCCGAAGAGAAAGCCAACGCAATCCTCGAAACGCTGAGAAAAGAAGAATCGGAAGAGCTGGAGGAACTGATGGCCTACCCCGAGGATACTGCTGGGGGTATAATGTCGGTGGACGTATTCTCTCTGCCGGAGAGCACTCAGGCCGGAGAAGCCATCAAATCTATTCAATCATCTGAAGAGGCGGAGATGGTCTTCTACCTCTACATCACTGATGAAGCCAAGCGACTCACCGGAGTCGTCTCACTCCGTGATCTTGTTACAGTTTCGCCGCTGACGGAACTCAAGACCATAATGGTAAAAGACGTGGTTTCAGTGACGCCAGAGACTGATCAGGAAGAGGTAGCTCGTCAGGTGTCACGCTACAATCTGCTGGCAATCCCGGTAATAGACAGCAGTGGTGTTCTGCTTGGCATCGTAACGGTGGATGACGTAGTTGATGTTATTCGCGAAGAGGCGACAGAAGATTTTCTACAGATGGCCGGGATCGGCAGAGACCGGGAAATCCTTATGAAATCAACATTCGAGAATGTGAAGCTGCGCCTGCCGTGGCTCTTCGCAAGCTGGATCGGTGGTACGATTGCCGTCTACATCATCGGACTATTCGAAACGGTACTACAAAGTATCATCGCACTAGCAGCTTTCATCCCTGTTATCGTCGGTATGGGAGGTAATGTGGGGACACAGTCTTCCACTATCATTGTCAGAGGTTTCGCCACAGGGCGAGTACAGCTGATGCAGATGGGTAAAGTGATCTGGAAAGAGATGCGCGTCGGCCTTGTGCTGGGAATCTTCTACGGCATCCTGCTGGGAGCCGTGGCGTCTATGAAATTCATTGACGCCCCGCCGAGACTTGGACTGGTAGTGGGGCTGGCCATCTGCGCATCTATGGTGATTGCCACATCAATCGGTACCCTCGTACCTATAGTGTTGAGAAAACTCGATGTCGATCCAGCTATTGCCTCGGGACCTTTTGTAACAACATCAATAGATGTGCTTGGAATCCTTGTCTATTTCCTTATCGCCGCGTCACTGTTCTCCAGTATCTAG